TTCAGAGAGTCCTGCCACGCTCGGCGCTATCCGGTCGAGCAGGTATTCGGCCACCGCCGCAGGATTCGGCCGGTCGAACAGCATCGTGAGCGGCAGCTCCAGGCCAACCGCTCTGGACAGCTGTTCGGTCAAGGCCAGACCGGCCAGCGAGTTGTATCCGTAGTCCAGGTAGGCCCGGTCCGGCACCACCTCGTTCGGCGCGCAGCCGAGCAGTGCCGCGGTCTCGGTGAGCACCAGATCGAGGCAGAGCCCGTATCGCTGATCGGGCTCGGAGCGCGAAACACGGTGCGCGAAAGCCGAACCCGAGTCGTCCGTCGTGTCGGTCATGCGGATCTTCTTTCGGTGACGTCTGGTTGCCCGGATTCAGACGAACTGGCCACGAATGAGCTTCGGATGGCGGTCCTGTGCGGCGAGCACCGCGGACACGGCCTTGGCGCCGAGGAACGACAGCGGTTCCGGCGGAAACAACTTCTCTTTGCCGCGTACGAAAAGCAGATTGCTGTACGAGGTGTCACGGTCGAGGATGAGGTCGCGCAACGCTTTGCCCGCGGTGTGGGTGAGCGCGATGCCGTTGCCACAGTAGCCGTGCGCGTAGAACCGGCCGTCGCCGAAAGCGCCGACGTGCGGTACGACCTCCCGGGTGATCGCCACGCAGCCGCCGTAGGTGTGACTGAACGGAATGTCGCGCCACATCGGGAAATACCGTGCGAGCACCGCCCGCAGCGCCGCGGTCGCCCGCGGGCTGTCGATGTGGCGAGCTTCGTCCATATCGCGCCGGAAATGGTAGTCGGCGCGGCCCCCACCGAACAGCAACCGGTTCTGCGCCGTGAGCCTGCCGAACACGATGAAATTGCCCGCCTCGACGAACCCTTCGCGGTCCGGCCAGCGCACCTGCCGCAACTGTGCGTCGGTCAGCGGCTGCGTCACCGCCGCATAGCTCCACACCGGCACCACTCTGCGCCGGAACTCGGCGAACTGATGCTGATAGGCGTTGGTGGCGTACAACACCCGGCTCGCCGCCACCCGCCCCTGCGCGGTGGTCACGTGAAATCCCCCCGGCGTGGCCGCCACCCGCAGTGCCCGGGTCCGTTCGTGCACCTGGACCCCGGCCGCGGTGACGACTCGGCACAGGCCACGCGCGAGCCGGTGCGGATTGATCAGCGCCCCACCGACTTTGAAGGCGGCCCGGATGGCCGGGGAATCGATCTTCGCGCGCGCCGCATCGCGGTCGAGCAGGTCGAGCCCGGATTTCGCGCCGAGCAGCGCGGCCAGTTCGATATCGCGTTCCAGCAGGCGGATCTGGTCGTCGTCGGCCGCGACCTGGTAGTAACCCGCGGGCTCCAGTTCGGCGTCCACCCCGTATCGGGTGCAGAAGCGGCCCAGCTCGAGCATCGATTTACCCACCGCGGCATAGGCCAGTTTCGAGCGTTCCGCGCCGAACCGATGGATCAGCGCGCCGAGGCTGTGCCCGATGGTCGGCGTGACGAAGCCATCGTTGTGTCCCGACGCGCCCGCGCCCGCGTAGTCGGCTTCGAGGATGTGGATGGAGATGCCGGGATCGGCTTGTTTGAGAAAGTGCGCGGTCCACAATCCGGTGTATCCGCCGCCGATGATGCACACATCGCAGGAGACGTCGCCCCGCAGCGGCGGACCTGGAACAACCGGTTCTGTTTCACGCCAATATATTTCGTGTTTCACCGGGGCCGAGCCGGATAGTGCGGCCGGGGCCGGGGCGATGTCGGTCATCGGAACCTCTCGCGGTCGGGGCAAGACGTGTCCTGCACGGCAGGCGGTTTCGGGGTCATCCGTGCCATCGGGCCGCCACCGCGGACGCCATGTCCCCGGCGTGCGCGAAACCGGCGAAGACGACGAGATCGCCGTCGGCGACCGCGCCGGCCCGCAGGGCACGTTCGAACGTCACCGGCACACCGGCGGTGTACAGGTTCCCGAATTCGTCATAGGAGTCGAAGTGGCGCTCCGCAGGCACGCCGAGCGCTTGCCGCCAGGTCTGCAAAAAGAGTTTGTTCGGTTGGTTGGTCACCAGCACGTCGATGTCCTCGGTCGAGACACCCAGCTGCT
This genomic stretch from Nocardia brasiliensis ATCC 700358 harbors:
- a CDS encoding NAD(P)/FAD-dependent oxidoreductase; its protein translation is MTDIAPAPAALSGSAPVKHEIYWRETEPVVPGPPLRGDVSCDVCIIGGGYTGLWTAHFLKQADPGISIHILEADYAGAGASGHNDGFVTPTIGHSLGALIHRFGAERSKLAYAAVGKSMLELGRFCTRYGVDAELEPAGYYQVAADDDQIRLLERDIELAALLGAKSGLDLLDRDAARAKIDSPAIRAAFKVGGALINPHRLARGLCRVVTAAGVQVHERTRALRVAATPGGFHVTTAQGRVAASRVLYATNAYQHQFAEFRRRVVPVWSYAAVTQPLTDAQLRQVRWPDREGFVEAGNFIVFGRLTAQNRLLFGGGRADYHFRRDMDEARHIDSPRATAALRAVLARYFPMWRDIPFSHTYGGCVAITREVVPHVGAFGDGRFYAHGYCGNGIALTHTAGKALRDLILDRDTSYSNLLFVRGKEKLFPPEPLSFLGAKAVSAVLAAQDRHPKLIRGQFV